The following DNA comes from Hordeum vulgare subsp. vulgare chromosome 3H, MorexV3_pseudomolecules_assembly, whole genome shotgun sequence.
ctgagagagagagagagagagagagagagagggagggagggagagagagagagagagctttgcattttattttctctcgtttggttttacaaaacttttggttttttggatgacttaaactttgttgtgtttgatcatacgctttgattgttgatgctactacgttatacctttgagctatccaCATGATGACCATTCATTTATTTGTTTGGTGTTacatgcattactattcattcatatcatttatgcgcaccaccaagatgtatgtgacatggaagagtgacccatgatcctaatcgattgtgcatttgcattccaaCGAAAAttcaaataatgcacaaatttagggggagcccttgcttttcacatacttcacaAAGCGACGATGCAAAtcatgattatatcttttgtcaaagctttgatctatatgttgtcatcaagtaccaaaaaggggggattgaaagcacaatttctccctaaggtggttttggtaattaataacaacatatgtatcattgaactaatgatattatccaagtatattttataAAAGTGCGaatatgcattggctaaaggattgtgagagaaaccccttgatgcaaggaaaagaataggattggctcaagcttcaagcaagaggactctacattttacatttgtgagaaatcacttaatactactaaaaggggacaaggtattatgatgaattggttgctcaagtgcttagagatagccaccaaaaatattgagTCATTCTCCTACAAATATCTTTGTCCCAAGCCAAactagcaaaatcggtgccaccagttttcccactcggccctaccaattttccgagtgccagatcctttgccaaaccctaatctctcggcaccaccaagtttcacatcggtgccacggAAAGACATTCACCAACTTTCTGCTGTCtcaatttcaagaatcggaatttccgagattgAAATCAGTACCACCAAGATTAGGAAACTACcccaggtcatcgtatcggtaccatcgagattcatatatcggtctcaccgagaattcaaaagttgccacatttagtgcaactcggtaataCCGAGATTattttcggtgtcaccaagttgggcaataatgttgtaacggttggattttgggggatgcctatatatacccgtccacctcctctcactcggagaggaagcactcagaacacacacacacacttgccacatccatttttctaagagagagccacctactcatgtgttaagaTCAAGAGATtcgaatccaaccatttgaaacttgatctctaccctccccaagttgctttccacaaaatcaatctctcttaCCCATGCCAAAttcgtgagagagtgattgagtgttgatgagactatcttttgtagcacaagagtaaggagttAATCGTTCTACCACATTTGTTACCTTTGGGAGGGTGGTGCCTCTTAGATTGATTAGGTGTcggttgggagcctcctacttcgggtcgtggagttgaaccaagaagtttgcacgaggagatcacctacttcgtgaagatctaccatgagtgaggctagtcttgtgtggacgtaagacatggtggaatagacaaggccgcttcttcgtcgacaccttgtgggtggagccctccatggactctcgcagccgttaacctccgtgggttgaagtccccACTCACGTGGACATACGGTAGCGCCACCTataggaaccacgccaaaaaccgTCATgtaaacctttgcgtttgatcttccttccttACCCTCTAAATTACATTTGCATATCATTACTTTCCGCtggtatactcttagatatgcatgtagaGGGTGAACTTGACTTGTCATGATTGCTAAAaccggcccacaactaaaattgggaaaagaatAAGTTTTTATTAGGTCAAGTAGCCTAATCACGCCCCTCTAGGCATACTTGGGATCCTACAAAtggctatatacacatgatcattgccgtgaatattgcataactatccgcttttctatcaattgcccaatatagtaatttgtttacccactgtttgTTGTTTtctatgagagatgccattaggaaaaactatgtccccgggtctattcaccatatatttacaaaaccttcaataccttgctgccatttacttgtttttattttatttttcaatttataattatctacacatctcacttgcttgcaaataacaagatcaagggggttgagaaccctcttgcccacaataggtgcaagttgtttgctcttttgtgtgcaggcgCTCAAGACGGTTATGgttgatatttctattggttcgataaaccttggtttcatgactcaaggaaatacttacccacattgtgttgcgataacccgttcctctttggagaaaacccaacacagatcacaagtatcaactaCCCACAACTAACACTCTCTCGCCGCCCACACGACCAAGATACATAGCCACGATTGTCGCCGTGGAGCCCGCCAGAGAACTCATTATGCAGACCACCTTCCAGGGTTGTCTCTCAAACCTCCAAGCCTCGAGATAACGCCAACCGCGTGCTTCCTAATGCCCAAACTGTGACAGGTAAAGCCCGACATCAGTCACCAGTCAGGGTCGGCACCACCACAGTAGGGGCGCCCACGCCTACAGTCCCTGCCAGTCCCGATGGACCAAGGAGGACATAGCCTAGTGAATGTCGATGACCATCATTGAGAAAGCTCAGATGAGGCCAAACCGCAACCTGAGACACCGATCCGACATTCGGCACATCATTGTCCCGTCTATCACACCCACGGACCGACACCGACGCCAACGAGAAGACGACTCCCCACCAAACTGCAAGCACCCACCTTGGCTTGACCGCTGGAGACCCGAAGCCGAGCAGCCCGACTCCGAGGTGACAACACGCTAGACATCGCTCATTGAGGAGCCAACCCCTGGCAGGAGGACCATGGCAAACTCCATACCCAACAGTTAGTCCATGTCACCGGCCCGCTGCCTACACACGAAGTCGGGCGAGGTGAGAGCCGCCCCTTCAAGAGGAGGGCCGCTCATGGTGGCCGGCAACTCCGACAACCGAGCAACCACGCGAACGCCAGCTTCGCCTCCCCCAACGCCTCCTCATACTTAGATCTGCGAGCACCAGTCGAAGCCACGTCGACCAACCACTTCCCACTGTCCTGCCTTCACGCCCGTGGGATGGACCGCCGGAATCCACCTCCTCCAACCGTCGCGCCGGACGCCGCATGGACACCCGACGACGTTGTCTCCAGCCCAAGCCGTAGGGACACGCAGGGCACCGCTCGCGCAAGCCAACCACCAATAGGGCCCACACAAGCCCCTTCCATCGCCCCGCACCACCTGCGGGCGTCCCGGCGACAGATCTGTCCGGATCTGACCAGAGCCGAGCAGGCCAGCCACCACCTGCTTTCTGCCGCGCGAGATCCCGATGCTACCACGAGGGTGCCCCGCGCGCAGCCCTCCACGCCTTGGCTGAGCTATGGCAGATGCAACACTCATGACGTGTCGCGCGCCCCGCCGCCAGCGCGTCGCCGTCGATCGACGCAACCGTCTCATGCAGCTGCCAACTCGCGAGGCGAGAGGGAGCCCCGGCGGCGCACCCCGACGGCGGCGAGAAGGGGTTATGGAAGGAAGGGTCCGAGGCCGGCTTCGCTAGGGTTGGCCCTCCCGGTCGTCACACTGGAGCgacgagggagggaggagggggaaAAGTCCTCGCGACTCTTCTTTAGTACGCCAAGCGTGATGGAAttctcatgttcattgtgttgttAAAAATGCATTGAAAGCGGAATGAACGGTAGATGGCATTCTACGGATTGGCATCTTTGATACTTTCACACGTTCGGTTCAATGACATGAGTTAATTGAAGAAATAAAAGGGGGCAATAACTAGAGGATGATATTCGTTGCCGACAAGCAAGCTAGATTCATATACTGAAACGAGATGCTTAGAAAATCAGCTACAAAATCTGGTCATTTTCACTTTTTGAAGTATATAGCCTTTAGTCAAAAATATCCAGTTTCATTGTACTCCTTGGTTCATCCCTTTATGTATGCCAGTAATAAAACTGAGTAAAAGAAGTAAATGTGAGCAAACAACAAATTAAGTTGCAATTTAGTCAAGAATGGGCTGAGGCACGCGGCGCTTTCGGCATGCTAGTTAATATTATAGAGTTAGAGTTGTATGTTCTGGTTAGCTTGTGCTTGCTAATGACTCGCAATTTATTTTGCTATTCTTTCTCACTCGCACGCTGATATGTGGGACACACACATCTACTGCATGCGTCTGGTCACCGCGCATATAGCCAGGACTGTATAGAAGCATTTTACAAGTTCAAGGACCATTGTGTTACGAGCAAACTAATACGAGGACCGTATGTGAAATTTACTCTTTAGTTGGCTTTGGGGTTTTGAGCCTTCTCCGTTGTTTGCCTCTCGCTTTCTCCATCTGCTTTTGGTGCCTCTTTTTCTCACCGCCAGCGCATCGCATCGCATCGCACCACGCCACGCCTTTGGCTTTGGTTCTTCCTCCCACCCGCCCACTTAACTCCTAAGCaaacgctcctcctcctcgcctaTAAATTGCGTCCCTCATCCAAGCCCCAATTCCCTTTTCCCTCTTTCTCTTCTCCCCTCTCTGGAAGGACTCGGATCCCTTCTTTTCTTGCACCAGCAACGCCacgctgctgctgctgttccttCCTATTGACCACAACTACCCTACCCAGCTCTTCTCTCACCTTTCAAGTTTGAACCCTCTTTGCTTGGCATCTACACCGTCTTTAGTTCCCTGTGCCTTGAAGATTCTGTCTGAAAGTATCTCGTCATAGAAGATCTACCATCTAGCTTAGTACTCTGCTGAAACCCTTGGCCTATGCTATGTGTTCAGGGTGACGCTCTGCTGAAATTTCCTGTCAGAAACCTACCTCCTTACTCAGGGCGTCACTCTGCCCAAATTTCCAGTGAGAAACCTCCTTGTTCAGCTGCCCAAATTTCCTCTCGGAAATCAAATATTTTCACTAAGAATTCTCGCTTGGTCAGGGAGAAACTCTGTCCGATTTCACAGTAAGAAACCTTGGTTTTTGAGGGGAGACTCTGCCGAATTTTTTCTATTGACCAGCTCTGCTTGTAGTTGTATGCGGCTGCTTTTATGATAATATCCACCGTCCTCGTCCAGTCCTTCTCCGTCGTCTTCCTCTACTGGTTCTACGTCTTCTCATAATCAACCAACCAACCCCGGTTAAACCAGGCTTGTTACACTACTATATTGTTTTTAATATTTGTTGGTATAAGAAACCAAGTAGTAAAGTAATCAAGTGGTGCAAGGAAATGGCCTCTCCCGGTCCCGGCGCGGCGTCTACCGTCATGTCGTCATCGGCCGGCTCGGAGGCGACACGGGCGCCGTCGGCGGGGCTGATGGAGGAGAGGAAGCGCAAGCGCAAGGAGTCGAACCGGCTATCCGCGCAGCGGTCGCGCGCGCGCAAGCTGCTGCAGGTGGACGAGctggaggcggaggcggcggcgctgggcgCCAAGAACTCCGCCGTGGCAGCAAAGGCGCGGGAGGCTGCGCGCCGGTGCGCGGTCGTCCAGGCCGAGAACGAGCTCCTGCATGCTCGGGCGCTGGAGCTGGGCGCGCGCTTGGAGTCGCTCGCCGAGTTCATCCAGTACATGGACGCAGCCGCcgactcgggtgcctcctccagcCCGTTTGCCGGCGTCAGCGGCACCGCCTTGCTCCAGCAGCCGCTCCTCCAAACGGACTTGTATTGCAATTGCAACTACACCTACTACTAGCAGATCGCATCTACTAGCTCTATGTTGTCTACTACTACTTACTTGGGAGTACTAGGCATCTAGTATGTGCTTATGCTTTCCTCCCAAGTAAGTAAGCAGTAGTGTTATTGGGTGGGCAGGAGCATGGAAATTAAAAGAGTGTTTGTTGTAAGTGTGTCGACTGACTTTATATAGCAACTCCAACCTCCAACCGCGTGACCCAAATACTACATGCTTTATTTGTTGGAGCGTGCTACGCATGTTTAAAAAATATCCACCAGCTCGCGAGCCGTTACATCTGTCACATCAAGCGACAGAACAACTTCTTCACTTTTGCAACTTAGGTTCAGTTGCAGTTTTTCTGTAACTACGGTTTTGTTGCAGATTTATTTTCAACAAAGATCTTATTGTAATTTTTTTTGCAATTGAAGTTCTGTTGCAGTTTTTTTTTAATTGGGATTATGTTACAGAAGCGTCGCGTCGTTGTATTATCTAATTTCAAGGATACAGATCTTGCAACAGAGACGTTGTTGCGATAAGAAATTGCAACAACATGTTAGTTGCAAAAACTTCTGATGGTGATCATGAGGCACGTGACGTATAAAGAAGAGGGCTCATGCCAGCGTACGATCCGCCGGATGAGTTATAATGTTTCCCTTATTTGTtcgtcttttatatctttttctgtcGATATGTCCGTCCTCTTTGGTAAATAGGCCGGCCATGTGTTTAACTAACCGATTTATTTTTGTCCACGTGATCAGCATTTATTTTTTAATCATATATTTTGCTTTGTTTTGGATTTGatcgttatttttattttatacatACATTTCTTATCATTCTTCGTTGTGAATATATAagatcaaagaaaacaaaaaccacaactagACTGTTCAACTTTCATAATTGCTCCTACTAGTTCGACTAATATCTTTTCTATGTCTTCGTTGTTGATCTGTGGATTCTTTAGCACAACGTCTTTCTTCTTCGATGCTAAAGAATTACACGTTGcttcctctttggcctcttctttagtCTTATCTTTACCTTTAATTCTAAATGAAAGTGCACGAACATCTAGCAAATTTCGTGAGATCAACAAATCGATGCATTCTTTTTCCCGATACCAAAACTGCATCCATGCTACACACAATATTGAGCAAATAATAAGCTACCGAAATTGCATCGAATCATTAAAGAGCAAAAAGGTGAACAAAAATCGTACCCCATCATTTGTGCACTTCACGAACGCCTAATCGGGATGTTCCGACATTCAAAAAACGCATCGGCGACCTGCAGCGAGCAGCCCTCGCACTTTGTGAACGACAAAGGTGAGCCGACAAGCTTTTGGGCCAACGCCGAGCCAGGGCGGTGGCCGGCTATGGCCTTGCCGGCGAACCTACGACGGGTCACATCCGAGCGGCTAGAGGCGGATTGAGCGCTTGCATGTGGCATCGAGGGTTTGCCCGAACCTGGTGGACCGGCACCCGACAGTCCATGGCAAGCGCAGTCCGCCGGCGGCCTGATTCGTGAAATCCCGCCGGCAGAATGCGCAAAATTTCGCCAAATCCCGTCGTCGCCGCAGATACACTAATAGGCCTCTCGCACCGGGACAAAGGAGGCACCCCGTCGGTGGATTTGGTGCTCGAGAGCTAGGGTGGCCGGGAAAAAATGGGGTCGCCAACCTAGGGTGTGTGCTTGCGGACGACGGAAAGGG
Coding sequences within:
- the LOC123439885 gene encoding bZIP transcription factor 44-like, which translates into the protein MASPGPGAASTVMSSSAGSEATRAPSAGLMEERKRKRKESNRLSAQRSRARKLLQVDELEAEAAALGAKNSAVAAKAREAARRCAVVQAENELLHARALELGARLESLAEFIQYMDAAADSGASSSPFAGVSGTALLQQPLLQTDLYCNCNYTYY